Within Caloramator mitchellensis, the genomic segment TTCATTTATTAGCTTTTCAAATTTAATTAAAACTATTTATCCAGTTTATGGCCTAATAAGTTTTATATTAATTTTATCAAGCTTAATAAAATCTTTAATTTTAAAGAGGCATTTTTTCCTTAACTAACTCGGATTTCTTAAGTTCTACTTCTTTTTCATAGAAGTTAATATTAATTCCTTGTCCTTCGATTAGCTCAAAGCTAACTGTTTCTTTTTCAACAGTAACTTTAATTAATCTTCCTTTATAGTTTACCTTAAAGCTATATTTGTTCCAATGTCCTGGTATAATAGGCTTAAATGATATCTTATCACTATATATTCTAAATCCACCAAAGCCAAAGACTATTCCCATCCAAGAACCAGCCATGTTAGCAGCATGAATTCCATCTTTGGTATTTCCATGGTGGTCATCAAGATCCATTCTTGCTGTTCTCATGAAATACTCGTATGCTTTTTCAGTGTAACCTATATCGCAGGCAACTATACTGAATACACATGGAGATAACGATGAATCATGCGTTGTAACCTTTTCATAATATTCATAATCCCTAATCTTTTGCTCTTTATCGAATTTTTCACCATGTAGGAAAAGAGCAAGAACCCAGTCAGCCTGTTTGCATACTTGATGTCTATAAATAACAAGCGGATGATAATTTAAAAGAAGAGGATATTTTTCCTTTGGAGTATTTTCAAAGTCCCAAACTTTTTTATTTAGGAATGTGTCATCCTGAGCGTGTATTTTTAATCTTTCATCATATGGTATATACATATTATCCGCTGCTCTTTTCCATTCAGCAATTTCACTTTCATCAAGTTGTATTTTTTCCTTTAGTTTGTAATAAATATTTTCATATTTTTCTTTTAATAAATTGGACACATAATATGCAAAATCCAGGTGGTCCTTTGCCATTATATTAGTGTAGGCGTTGTTGTTAACGACTGCAGTATATTCGTCAGGTCCTGTTACTCCATCAATGCAAAAGCCTTTACCTTCTGCATAGTGCCCCAAATCAGCAAATATCCTTGCTGTTTCAAACAATATTTCCGCTCCATAATTTACAAGGAATTCATAGTCCCCAGTGGCTTCAAAATACTTTTTAATAGCGTAGGCAATATCAGCATTTATATGATATTGTGCCGTTGATGCTGGATAATATGCCGAACATTCTTCACCATTTATTGTTCTCCAAGGATAAAGAGCCCCCTTGTTGTGTGACATTTGTCGTGCTCTTTCCCTTGCCTTATCTAAAGTATTGTATCTATATTCAAGCAGTTTCCTTGCAACTTCCGGCTTTGTATAAGTGAACAAAGGAATTATATACATTTCCGTATCCCAGAAATAGTGCCCCTCATAGCCTTCGCCTGTCAATCCCTTGGCTGCTATATTAGTAAATCCGTCTCTACCAACAGATTGTAGAATATGGAACATGTTAAACCTAATACCTTGCTGTAAAAACAAATCCCCGTATATTTCTATATCAGCCATATCCCAGAATTTTTTCAAGTATAGCCCCTGTTCTTCCTTTATTCTATTGAATCCAGCTTCTGTTGCTTTATTTAAAACTTCAACAGCCTTATTTTCAGCTTCATTTTCATTATAATCTCTTGTTGTAGCATAGGTTATATATTTATCTAACACTGTTTCTTTATTTCTATTAGCATTTATATCATAAATAAGTCCTATTTTATAATCATCCTCAATTACATTTGTGTTATATCCATCTTCAGTGTTTATTATATTATCTACAATACAAAGCAGCTTAAAATTTGAGTTCTTAGTCATTGCAGTCATCTTCAGTCTATTTTCAGCCGCACTTTTTTCGTCAATTTTAAGTGGTCTTCCTGAAATACCCGAACCAACCCTTGGGTCGTCCTCAGCAGAAAGATTCTTGACATCTCCATCTATTAGTGAAACAATTTTAATTTTACCGTCAAAATTTAAAGGCCTAACTATTAATCTAACTGCTGCAAGGTGTTTTTCATTAAAACTAACCAATCTTTCTGTTTTTATTTCTACTTCCTTACCAGTTTTTGTCTTCCATACTACTTCCCTTTTAAGTGTTGCTTCCTTGAAATCAAGCTCTCTTCTATATTTTTGTATTATTGATTCTGACATATTAAACTCTTCATCGTCGACTATAACTTTAATAACCTTTGCATTCAATACATTAAGCATAGTCTGACCAATTTCCGGGAAAGCATATGCCTTTTCGCCGTATTTTATTTGATGGGTATCATAAAATCCATTCAAATACGTTCCTTCAACTGTATACCTTTTATCCTTCAAACCTTCTTCAAAATTGCCCCTCATACCAATATATCCGTTACCAATTGAAAATAATGTTTCATTTTTTAGGCTATTGTCCAAATCAAAAGTTTCCTCAATAATTTTCCATTCATCAAGTAGAATATCATTTTTTAGCTCATTCATTGCAGCATCCCCTTTCTTTATAAAATTTGGCATGCACAAGGCATGCCAAATCATTACTTGCCAGCTTTTTTCTTAGCTTCCTCGATAACATTATGATACTTGTCAAGAGTAGCCTTAACGTCCTTGCCGTCAACAACTATTTCTTTTAAAGCATCGTTAACTGCCTTGTCAACATCTGCCCAGTAAACAAGGTTTGGTCTTGGTTCAGCAACCTTCATTGCTTCATTTATAGCATCAAAATATGGCTTTTGCCAATCTTCAACCTGTGCATAAGCATCTGTTCTTGCTGATGGCCATGCAAGTTTTGAAGCAAGCTTTTCTTGAACTTCCTTTGACATTAAGTATTCAATGAATTTCAATGCCAATTCCTTATTTGGTGAACCTACTGGAATTCCAAGAACGTCTCCTCCAAGAACCTTTGAAGCCTTAACAGGTCCTGCAAATCCGCCGTAAGCCTTTATTTCCTTCTTTCCGCCGTCCTTAACTATTACATTAACTCCAAATGGCCAGTTAGCTGCAAGATACATCGATTCTTCTGCAAGGAATCTGTTAGTTGTATTCCAGTCAGCCTTCAATGAATCTGGTGAAAGGTATGGCCATAATTGTTTTAAGAATGTATAAGCCTTAACACTTCCTTCATCGT encodes:
- a CDS encoding glycoside hydrolase family 65 protein; this translates as MNELKNDILLDEWKIIEETFDLDNSLKNETLFSIGNGYIGMRGNFEEGLKDKRYTVEGTYLNGFYDTHQIKYGEKAYAFPEIGQTMLNVLNAKVIKVIVDDEEFNMSESIIQKYRRELDFKEATLKREVVWKTKTGKEVEIKTERLVSFNEKHLAAVRLIVRPLNFDGKIKIVSLIDGDVKNLSAEDDPRVGSGISGRPLKIDEKSAAENRLKMTAMTKNSNFKLLCIVDNIINTEDGYNTNVIEDDYKIGLIYDINANRNKETVLDKYITYATTRDYNENEAENKAVEVLNKATEAGFNRIKEEQGLYLKKFWDMADIEIYGDLFLQQGIRFNMFHILQSVGRDGFTNIAAKGLTGEGYEGHYFWDTEMYIIPLFTYTKPEVARKLLEYRYNTLDKARERARQMSHNKGALYPWRTINGEECSAYYPASTAQYHINADIAYAIKKYFEATGDYEFLVNYGAEILFETARIFADLGHYAEGKGFCIDGVTGPDEYTAVVNNNAYTNIMAKDHLDFAYYVSNLLKEKYENIYYKLKEKIQLDESEIAEWKRAADNMYIPYDERLKIHAQDDTFLNKKVWDFENTPKEKYPLLLNYHPLVIYRHQVCKQADWVLALFLHGEKFDKEQKIRDYEYYEKVTTHDSSLSPCVFSIVACDIGYTEKAYEYFMRTARMDLDDHHGNTKDGIHAANMAGSWMGIVFGFGGFRIYSDKISFKPIIPGHWNKYSFKVNYKGRLIKVTVEKETVSFELIEGQGININFYEKEVELKKSELVKEKMPL